The genomic window CCACCTGCGCGGACCGACCCGCGCCGTCGCCCATGCCGGGCTGCGCGCGGTCAACCGCCTGGCCCCCGGTCGGCTGATCGAACGGTTCGCCTGGCTCTACGATCACGACCCCACAGCGTTGTGACGGCTGGCCGGGTCAGGCGGCCTTTTCGACTGCCGCAACGATGCCCTCGACCACTTCGCGCAGCACTTCTTCGTCCTCGGCCTCGGCCATGACGCGGATCAGCGGCTCGGTTCCCGACTTGCGGATCAGCACCCGGCCCGTGCCGTTAAGCCGCGCCTCGGCCCGGGCGATCTCGGCCTGAACGGCCTCGGCCGACAAGGGATCGGCGCCGACGGCATAGCGGACATTCTTCAGCAGCTGCGGCACCGGCTGGAACTGCGCCACCAGCTCCGAGGCCCGCCGCCCCGAATCCGACAGCGCCGCCAGGAATTGCAGCCCGGCAATCAGCCCGTCGCCGGTGGTGGCATAATCGGTCATCACGATATGCCCCGATTGTTCGCCGCCCAGGTTGAAGCCATGTCCCCGCATCCGCTCGACCACATAGCGGTCGCCGACCGCCGTGCGTTCCAGCCGCAGCCCGCGCCCTTGCAGGAAGCGTTCCAGCCCAAGGTTCGACATCACCGTCGCCACCAGCGCCCCGCCGCGCAGCCGCCCCTGCGCCGCCCAGCGGTCGGCCAGCAGCGCCATGATCTGGTCGCCGTCGGCGACCTGGCCTTGCTCGTCGATGATCATCACCCGGTCGGCATCGCCGTCCAGGCTGATGCCGACATCGGCGCCATGTTCCAGCACGGCGCGGGCACAGGCCTGCGGATGGGTCGAGCCGACGCCGTCGTTGATGTTGTGGCCATTGGGGCTGACCCCCAGCGGGATCACCTCGGCCCCCAGTTCCCACAGCACGTCCGGCGCGGCGCGATAGGCGGCGCCATGGGCGCAATCGACGACGACCTTCAGCCCCTCCAGCGTGCGGCCCTGCGGGAAGGTGGTCTTGGCATATTCGACATAGCGGCCTCGGCCATCGTCGATGCGCTTGGCGCGGCCGATGTTCTGGGGCTGGGCCGGGTCGATCTCGCCCCCGACCAGGCGCTCGATCTCGGCCTCGGCCTCGTCGGACAGCTTGAAACCGTCAGGGCCGAAGAACTTGATGCCGTTGTCATGCGCCGGGTTGTGGCTGGCCGAGATCATGATGCCGACATCGGCCCGCATCGACCGCGTCAGATAGCCCACCGCCGGCGTCGGCACCGGCCCCAGCAGCAGCACGTTCATGCCGGTGCTGGTCAGACCGGCGGTCAGCGCGTTTTCCAGCATGTAGCCGGACAGCCGCGTGTCCTTGCCGATGACGACGCGGTGGTGATTCTCGCCCTTGCGGCGGAAATAGCGCCCGGCGGCCGCGCCCAGCCGCAGCGCCATTTCGGCGGTCATCGGATAGCTGTTGGCACGGCCCCTGACGCCGTCGGTGCCGAAAAGTTTCCTGCTCATTCGTCCCCCTCGGTCACGGCCCGCCACAAGGCGAGTCCCTGCCTGATTTCTGCCACGTCATGGACGCGGTGGATTTGCACCCCCTGCGCGATCGCGGCCAGGGTCACGGCCAGCGTGCCCGGCGTCCTGTCCGCCGCACGCTCGGCCCCGCCGATGCTGCCGATGAAGCGCTTGCGCGACACCCCCAGCAGCAGCGCGCAGCCCAGGCCATGATAGACCGAGATCCGTCGCAGGATCGCCAGATTATGCTCCTGGGTCTTGCCAAAACCAATGCCCGGATCGATCACGATGCGCTCACGGGGGATTCCCGCCGCCTCGGCCCGGGCGATACGCTGTTCCAGCGCGTCATAGACATCCAGCAGCACGTCGCCATATCGGGGGTCGTCCTGCATCGTGGCCGGCACGCCCTGCGCATGCATCAGGCAGATCGGCACCCCGGCCGCCGCCGTCACCCGCGCCAGCGCCGGGTCGAAATCCAACCCCGAGACATCGTTGACCATGCCCGCCCCGGCCGCCAGTGCCGCCAGCGCCACCGCCGACTTGCGGGTATCGACCGACACCGGCGCCAGGTCGCGCGCCGCGGCGATCACCGGACGAATGCGGTCGATTTCCTGCGCCGCAGGCACCTCTTGCGCGCCCGGACGGGTCGATTCGCCGCCGATGTCCAGGATCTCGGCCCCGGCATCGGCCAGCAGCCGTGCATGGGCGGCACCGTCATAGCTGCCGCCATCGGAAAAGCTGTCGGGGGTGGCATTGACGATGCCCATGATCCGCGGCCGGTCCAGGGCCAGCCCCAGCAGCGGCGCGCGCGGCGCGGTCAGCCGCGCCATGACGGCATCGGGTGCCTCTTCGACGATCTGCGCAGGCGCGCCCCGCCGCAACCGCTCGAGCCGCGAAAACCGCAGCCAGCCGCCGGCCAGCGGCCAGCGGCCCGTGGCTTCGGGGACAGGGCGGAAATATTCCCGGCTCATGCCAGCCCCCCACGCAGGCGCCCGACAGGCAGGCCGATATCATGGGGCACGACCGGATCGGGGGCATCGGGCGGCAAGGCCCAGTCAAGGCGCTGTGCCCCCAGGCGCTGCGCCAGCCAGATGGCCAGCACATGCGGCTCGACCGGGACGCCGGGCACGTCGCGCAGCATCCGCGCCGGAGCCCAGACCACGGCGCGCTCTTCGCTGGCGGCCCAGTCGAGTTCCGTGCGGCTGTCCGCCACCGTCAGCCCCAGCCGTCCGGCCAGCGCCCAGGCCGCCTGATCCAGCGCCAGCAGCGCGATCTCGCGCGCATTGCCGCCGGCCGGCAGGGGCAGCCCCGGATCGTCGGGCACCAGCGCCAGCGCGCCCGCCGGCAGCACCAGATCGGCGCCGTGAAAGATCACCCGGATCGGGGCGGCCACGCTGTCGGCCGCGACCCGGGCCTGCCGCCGGACCAGTGTCACCCCCAGGGCGCCGGGAATCCGGTCAAGTTTTTCCACGCTCACCGAAACCTGCGCCGCGCGCGGATGCACCAGGATCTGCGCTGCGATCTTTTCGGCCAGTGTTTCCAGCAGGTCATAGCGCCGGTCGGCCAGGCCGCTGGCCACCGCCGCGGTCAGGATGTCATAGCTGAGGATACGATCCACCTCGTCGTTGACGCCGACGACATGCGCGGCCAGTTCGACGTCGATGTTGAAGCGCAGCCGCTGCGGGTGGCCCCGTTCGGTCTGAAAGGCGCCGATCTCGGCCGCGACGATATAGTCGCGCAGATGGATTCTGTCAGGCTGTTCCATGGCCCGAGTGATGAAAGGAAAACGGCCCCGCCGCAAGGGTCGGGGCCGCTGTTTCGTCAGGCGTCGGGCTCAGTTCGCGGCCAGCCGCCGATCCGAGCGATAGAAGGTGTGGCTGCCGATGCGGATGGTGCGCTCGAAGCGATTGGTCCAGGACGGGCGCACGCCGCGGGCATGGAAATAGGTGGCGCCGTTGGTCAGGTTGCGCGGCGCCCCGGACAGTGCAGCCATGGCCACTTTCTGCACACGTGCGAAGGTGCCCTTTTCGCGGATGCGCGCGTTCTTGTTATATGTGAACTGGCCGCGCTGGTTCACGACGCCGCAGACGGTCTTGGGGAAACGGGGGTGATCGACGCGATTCAGGATCACCTCGGCCACGGCGCGCTGGCCCTGCACGCCCTCGCCGCGGGCCTCGAAATAAAGCGCCTCGGCCAGACACTCCAGATCGCGCTGGCTGATCTTGGAGGTGCCGGCGGCGGTGCGCACGGTCAGGGTTTCAGGGGCGGGTTGGCGTTGCAACTCCGCTTGCGCGGGGGCAGCGCTCAGAAGGGAAAGCGCGACGGCAACACACACGGAAACGCGCGCCAGCCATGACTTGTGGATCGACATGTTGGTCCTGTTTACGGTCCGGGGCCTGGGCCCGGCAGTTGGTCGGAGGGTGCCCTTGCGGGCCGGGATTGCCGGTTACAGACCAAAAACCTGCGTGCCCGATCCAGCCCACAGGTGTGTGAGCCGCCGGATTCCTGCAAAATCAGGGGATTCTGGCGGAAACCCGCCGACCCGAAACTTGCCCACGGGCAGATTCCGGCCAGTTGCGGGCCGGCCTAAGACTGCGGCGACTGGTCGGATTCGGCCTCGTCCCGCGCCATGAGAATCGATTCCTGCGCCGCGGCCAGCCGCGCGACAGGGACACGGAAGGGCGAACAGGACACGTAATTCACCCCCGCGCGCAAGCAGAAGGCGATCGATTCGGGGTTGCCGCCATGTTCCCCGCAGACCGAAATGGTGATGCCCGGCTTGTGGCTGCGCGCACGCTCGGCGCCGATCGCGACCAGCTCGCCCACCCCGTCGCGGTCGAGGATGTGGAACGGATCCTCGGAATAGACCCCCTGGGCGACATAGGTGCCCATGAAGCGGCCGGCGTCGTCGCGCGACAGGCCATAGGTCATCTGTGTCAGGTCGTTGGTGCCAAAGGACAGGAAGGCCGCGTGTTCGGCGATATCACCGGCGCGCAAGGCGGCGCGCGGCGTCTCGACCATGACCCCCAGCCGATAGGTGAAATCCTTGCGGGTTTCGTTGCGCACGGCGGCGGCGACGGCATCGATGCGGGTCTTGACCAGTTCCACCTCGCGCCGGGCACTCACCAGCGGGATCATGATTTCGGGCACCACCGGATCGCCGTTGTGGCTGGCCTGGATGGTTGCCTCGAAAATGGCGCGCGCCTGCATGTCATAGATTTCCGGCACGGTTATGCCCAGCCGCACGCCGCGCATCCCCAGCATCGGGTTGAATTCGCTGAGCGCTTCGACCCGGCGGATGACATCGGACAAGGGCAGGTCCAGCGAGGCCGCCAGCTCCCGCATGCCCTCGCGGTCATGGGGCAGGAATTCATGCAGCGGCGGGTCGAACAGGCGGATGGTGACGGGCAGTCCGGCCATGATCTCGAACAGGGCGGCGAAATCGCCGCGCTGCATCGGCAACAGGCGTTCCAGCGACAGGCGTCGATCCTCGGGCTTGTCGGCAAAGATCATCTCGCGCATGGCCGGCAGGCGTTCATCGTCAAAGAACATGTGCTCGGTCCGGCACAGGCCGATGCCCTGCGCGTTGAAGCGGCGGGCGGTGCGCGCATCCTCGGGCGTGTCGGCATTGGCGCGGATTTTGATGCGGCAATGGCTGTCGGCCCAGTCGAGCAGCTGGTTGAAGCTGTCGTCCAGCGCGGGTTCCAGCATTTCGGCAGCGCCGGCCAGCACCTCGCCCGAGGTGCCGTCGACGGTGATTTCCTCGCCCTCGTGAAACAGCCGCCCGGCCACCTGCATGGTTCGCGCGCGGAAATCGATGCTGATGCCCGTGGCGCCGACGATGCAGGGCAAACCGATGCCGCGGGCAATCACGGCGGCGTGGCTGGTCATGCCGCCGCGTTCTGTGACCACCGCGACCGAGGCGTGCATGCCGCGGATATCCTCGGGCACGGTTTCTCGCCGCACCAGAACCACCCGCTCGCCCCGCGCCTCGGCGGCCTGCGCGGCCGCGGCGGTAAAGACGATGCGGCCGGTCGCGGCGCCGGGGCTGGCGTTGATGCCGCGAGCAATCACCTCGCGGGGGGCGCGTGGATCGACCTGGTGGTGCAGCAGGTCGGACAGGGCCCGCGGCTCGACCCGCATCACCGCCTCTTCAGCCGGAATGATGCCGTCGCGGGCCAGGGCAACGGCGATGCGGACGCTGGCCCGCGACGTGCGTTGAACACGGGTGGCGTCGATGATCGACAACCGGCTGTCCGAGACGACGAATTCGATCTGCATTTCCTCGCGCAGGCGCTCGCGGGCGGCCACGCCATAGCGGATCAGGTCGGCAAAGACTTGCGGCGCCGCCTCCTCCAGCGAGGGGCCGCGCGGGTCACGGGTCAGATACAGCGTCTCGGCGCCCTGACCGCTGGTGCTGCCCTGGCTCTGGCCGCGAAAGCGTCCGGTGACGCGCGGGGTTCCGGTCAGTCCATCGACAAGCTGAATGGTGCCCGATCCGGTGACGCCGGGGCCAATGGCCAGCGCCATGTCCTGCACCACCAACCCCAGCGGCGCGTTCGGAGGCGCACCCTTGGCCTGACGCAGCAGCCGTGCGGTCGGCCCGTCCCAGGCCCGGGCCATGCTGCGCAGCACCTCGGCCAGCTGCTGCGCAGGATCCTGGGGAAATTCCTCGTCGGTTTCGTCCTCATAGGCGCGCAGTGCGGCGGCAAGGCTTGTGTCGCTGTCGGAAAACATGTCCGGGTCCAGCCGCGCCACATGCACGGCATAGGACTGCACGAAACCCAGATAGATGGCATCGGCGGCCGCCTGGCCGCGCGACTGGACCAGGCGGGCGTGACATGCGTCGTTTATCCCGACATTCAGGACAGTGCCCGGCCCGCCCCAGGCTGGATCCACGGCCGAGGGCCGCACGCTGACCAGCCCGCCACCGCGCGCGATGATCCGGGCAAGACTGTCGGGATCGGGGCTGTGGCCCGCGGCGATGGCGCGCACGGCATCGGCGGAAATCGCGAAGCTGGCCGGCACCGGTAAATCCATGCGGATCAGCCGCTGCAGGCATTTCGCCCGCCAGCCGTGACGGGAGGTTTGCACCCGTGCGGCGGGGGTGATTTCGACAATGGCTTCGGGATCGGTCAAAAGGGACATGGCGCTTGCAGATTAGGCATGCGCCGCATCTTGCTGCAAGTGCGAACAGCGGCTGCGGCGCACCGGGGCGCAGCCCCCGGCCGGGCCGGCCCCCGATGGGGCGGCACGGCCGGACCCGGCCCGGGGCTTTGCGCCTCAGCCCTCGATACGGCCGAAATCGGCGACCAGCCGGCCGGCATCGCGGATGCGCGACAGCAGGTTCAGCCGGTTGCGGCGCAAGACCTGGTTGTCGCTGTTGATCTGCACCGCCTCGAAAAAGGCGTCGATCGGGGCGCGCAGCGCGGCGATGGCCGCCATCGCGGCCGAGAAGTCCTCGCCGGCGACGGCCGCAGAGATCGCCGGTTCTGCGGTGTCAAGGGCGGCGAAAAGGCCGCGTTCCTCGTCGGTCTCGGCGAATTTCGGGTCGGCGCCAAAGCTGTATTCGACCCCATCCTTTTCCTCGGCCTGCGCCAGGATATTGCCCGCGCGCTTCAGGCCCTGGGTCAGGTTCCGGCCGTCGTCGGTCTGCAGCATGGCGTTCAGCGCCGTAGCGCGCCTGACCACCAGCACCAGATCGTCATTGCCGGGCATCGCCAGCACCGCATCGATGATGTCGTGACGGATGCCCTGGTCGCGCAGATAGACCTTGAGCCGGTCATGGATGAAGGAAAGCAGTTCATTGGTATCGGCAGGGCCGGGACCGCCGTCGCGTTCCCTTGCGCCGACCAGTTCCTGGGCCTTGGCAAAGGGCCCGGGCCGAGCATTGAGGGCAATCCTTGCCTCATTGCCCAACACCAGCCGGATCACCCCCAGCGCCGCCCGCCGCAGTGCAAAGGGGTCTTTCGACCCGGTGGGTTTCTCGTCAATCGCCCAGAACCCGGTCAGCGTGTCGATCTTGTCGGCCAGGGCGACGGCGACCGATACCGGCGCGGTCGGCACGGCATCGGACGGGCCCAGCGGCGAATAGTGATCGCGCGCGGCATCGGCGACGGCGGGCGCCAGCCCGGCCTCCAGCGCGTAATAGCGCCCCATCGTCCCCTGCAACTCGGGGAATTCGCCGACCATGGCGCTGCGCAGGTCCAGCTTGGCGATGCGCGCCGCCTGTTCGGCCAGATCGGGATCGGCACCGACCTGCGGCGCGATCTCGCGCGCAAGCGCCGCGATGCGCGCGATGCGGTCGGCCTGACTGCCCAGCTTGCCGTGGAAGGTGACGGATTTCAGCCCCTCGGCCCAGGCGCCCATCCCGGCTTTCGCCTCGCGCAGGTCGTTTTCCCAGAAGAAGGCGGCATCGGACAGGCGCGCCGCCAGCACCCGCTGGTTGCCGGCCAGGATCGCCGCGCCGTCATCGGCGGCCTCGATATTGGCGACGGTGACGAAGCCCTCGATCCGGCCGGTTTTCGGGTTGCGGGCCGAAAAGAACTTCTGATGTTCCTTCATCGAGGTTTGCAGCACCTCGGGCGGCAGCGACAGGAAACGCTCCTCGATCGCGCCCATCAGCGGCACCGGCCATTCGACCAGGCCGGCGACCTCGGCCAAGAGCGCATCGTCGGGCACGATCTCCCAGCCGCGGGCAAAGGCCAGGTTCGCGGCCTCTTGCCGGATCGCGGCCTCGCGCTCGGCGGGGTCCAGCATCACCCTGGCGCGGCGCAGCCGGGCGGCGTAATCGTCAAAGCCGGACACGGCAAAGGCATCGGGGGCCATGAAACGATGGCCGCGGGTGCTGTTGCCAGCGCGAATGCCGTCGATGTCCAGCGGCACCACCGTGGCCCCGGCCTCGTCCGACAGCAGGCAGATGATCGCATGCAGCGGCCGCACCCAGCGCAGGCTGCCATTGCCCCAGCGCATGGATTTCGGCCAGGGAAAGTTGCGGATCGTGCCCGCCAGCACCTCGGCCACGATCTCGGCGGCGGGGCGGCCGGGTTTTTCGACCACCGCGAACCAGACCTGACCCTTCTTGTCGTCGCGCGCCTCGAGCTGATCGCGCGTGAGGCCGGTCGAACGCAGGAAACCCTGCAAGGCCGCCTCGGGCGCGTCGGTGCGCGGGCCCTTGCGCTCCTCGCGCGTGGTTGGGCTGTGGGCGGTCAGCCCCTGGACGGTCAGCGCCAGCCGGCGTGGCGTCGAGAAGGCGCCCGCACCGGCATAGGTCAGCCCGGCCTCGACCAGACCGTCGGTAACCAGTTTCTTCAGATCCTCGCGGGCGCGGGCCTGCATCCGCGCCGGGATTTCTTCCGAGAACAGCTCGATCAGAAGGTCGGGCATCAGTCCATCACTCCGCGTTCGGGGGTCTTGTCGTTGAATTGCTGCCAGCCAAAGGCGCGGCCGTCGGGATAGACGGCGATCACCCGATCGACATCGGGGCGGATCTCGGACCGGGACAGATAGGCGCGGGCGGCGCCCGATTCCAGGTCGGCGCCGATGCGGGCGGCGTCGAAACAGGAAAACCAGCGCGGCGCGTTCAGGGGCGTCGGCTGCGCAAAGGGCTGCGCATCGGCAGGCAGCGGCTCGACCAGACGGAAACACGCCCGCCAGCGGATGGGCGAGCTGTCGGCATCGATGGCCTCGACCCCATCGGTTGCCAGAGGCAGCGCCTGATCGCCCACCATCACCGTCAGCGCCGCGGCCGACGGGTCGAGCCGGTCGTAAAAGCCGTATTCCTGCGCATACCAGACGCCGGCGCCGGCGGCCAGCGCGGCGGCGATCAGGATCATGGCGGGGATGCGTCCGTTCATCGGCTCAGGCCCCGCTGTCAAACGCCGGCAGCGGCGCTCCGGTCGCGGCCGAGGTGGTGACGAAC from Paracoccus sp. SMMA_5_TC includes these protein-coding regions:
- the glmM gene encoding phosphoglucosamine mutase, coding for MSRKLFGTDGVRGRANSYPMTAEMALRLGAAAGRYFRRKGENHHRVVIGKDTRLSGYMLENALTAGLTSTGMNVLLLGPVPTPAVGYLTRSMRADVGIMISASHNPAHDNGIKFFGPDGFKLSDEAEAEIERLVGGEIDPAQPQNIGRAKRIDDGRGRYVEYAKTTFPQGRTLEGLKVVVDCAHGAAYRAAPDVLWELGAEVIPLGVSPNGHNINDGVGSTHPQACARAVLEHGADVGISLDGDADRVMIIDEQGQVADGDQIMALLADRWAAQGRLRGGALVATVMSNLGLERFLQGRGLRLERTAVGDRYVVERMRGHGFNLGGEQSGHIVMTDYATTGDGLIAGLQFLAALSDSGRRASELVAQFQPVPQLLKNVRYAVGADPLSAEAVQAEIARAEARLNGTGRVLIRKSGTEPLIRVMAEAEDEEVLREVVEGIVAAVEKAA
- the folP gene encoding dihydropteroate synthase, giving the protein MSREYFRPVPEATGRWPLAGGWLRFSRLERLRRGAPAQIVEEAPDAVMARLTAPRAPLLGLALDRPRIMGIVNATPDSFSDGGSYDGAAHARLLADAGAEILDIGGESTRPGAQEVPAAQEIDRIRPVIAAARDLAPVSVDTRKSAVALAALAAGAGMVNDVSGLDFDPALARVTAAAGVPICLMHAQGVPATMQDDPRYGDVLLDVYDALEQRIARAEAAGIPRERIVIDPGIGFGKTQEHNLAILRRISVYHGLGCALLLGVSRKRFIGSIGGAERAADRTPGTLAVTLAAIAQGVQIHRVHDVAEIRQGLALWRAVTEGDE
- a CDS encoding dihydroneopterin aldolase, which produces MEQPDRIHLRDYIVAAEIGAFQTERGHPQRLRFNIDVELAAHVVGVNDEVDRILSYDILTAAVASGLADRRYDLLETLAEKIAAQILVHPRAAQVSVSVEKLDRIPGALGVTLVRRQARVAADSVAAPIRVIFHGADLVLPAGALALVPDDPGLPLPAGGNAREIALLALDQAAWALAGRLGLTVADSRTELDWAASEERAVVWAPARMLRDVPGVPVEPHVLAIWLAQRLGAQRLDWALPPDAPDPVVPHDIGLPVGRLRGGLA
- a CDS encoding cell wall hydrolase, yielding MQRQPAPETLTVRTAAGTSKISQRDLECLAEALYFEARGEGVQGQRAVAEVILNRVDHPRFPKTVCGVVNQRGQFTYNKNARIREKGTFARVQKVAMAALSGAPRNLTNGATYFHARGVRPSWTNRFERTIRIGSHTFYRSDRRLAAN
- a CDS encoding putative PEP-binding protein, which encodes MSLLTDPEAIVEITPAARVQTSRHGWRAKCLQRLIRMDLPVPASFAISADAVRAIAAGHSPDPDSLARIIARGGGLVSVRPSAVDPAWGGPGTVLNVGINDACHARLVQSRGQAAADAIYLGFVQSYAVHVARLDPDMFSDSDTSLAAALRAYEDETDEEFPQDPAQQLAEVLRSMARAWDGPTARLLRQAKGAPPNAPLGLVVQDMALAIGPGVTGSGTIQLVDGLTGTPRVTGRFRGQSQGSTSGQGAETLYLTRDPRGPSLEEAAPQVFADLIRYGVAARERLREEMQIEFVVSDSRLSIIDATRVQRTSRASVRIAVALARDGIIPAEEAVMRVEPRALSDLLHHQVDPRAPREVIARGINASPGAATGRIVFTAAAAQAAEARGERVVLVRRETVPEDIRGMHASVAVVTERGGMTSHAAVIARGIGLPCIVGATGISIDFRARTMQVAGRLFHEGEEITVDGTSGEVLAGAAEMLEPALDDSFNQLLDWADSHCRIKIRANADTPEDARTARRFNAQGIGLCRTEHMFFDDERLPAMREMIFADKPEDRRLSLERLLPMQRGDFAALFEIMAGLPVTIRLFDPPLHEFLPHDREGMRELAASLDLPLSDVIRRVEALSEFNPMLGMRGVRLGITVPEIYDMQARAIFEATIQASHNGDPVVPEIMIPLVSARREVELVKTRIDAVAAAVRNETRKDFTYRLGVMVETPRAALRAGDIAEHAAFLSFGTNDLTQMTYGLSRDDAGRFMGTYVAQGVYSEDPFHILDRDGVGELVAIGAERARSHKPGITISVCGEHGGNPESIAFCLRAGVNYVSCSPFRVPVARLAAAQESILMARDEAESDQSPQS
- the glyS gene encoding glycine--tRNA ligase subunit beta encodes the protein MPDLLIELFSEEIPARMQARAREDLKKLVTDGLVEAGLTYAGAGAFSTPRRLALTVQGLTAHSPTTREERKGPRTDAPEAALQGFLRSTGLTRDQLEARDDKKGQVWFAVVEKPGRPAAEIVAEVLAGTIRNFPWPKSMRWGNGSLRWVRPLHAIICLLSDEAGATVVPLDIDGIRAGNSTRGHRFMAPDAFAVSGFDDYAARLRRARVMLDPAEREAAIRQEAANLAFARGWEIVPDDALLAEVAGLVEWPVPLMGAIEERFLSLPPEVLQTSMKEHQKFFSARNPKTGRIEGFVTVANIEAADDGAAILAGNQRVLAARLSDAAFFWENDLREAKAGMGAWAEGLKSVTFHGKLGSQADRIARIAALAREIAPQVGADPDLAEQAARIAKLDLRSAMVGEFPELQGTMGRYYALEAGLAPAVADAARDHYSPLGPSDAVPTAPVSVAVALADKIDTLTGFWAIDEKPTGSKDPFALRRAALGVIRLVLGNEARIALNARPGPFAKAQELVGARERDGGPGPADTNELLSFIHDRLKVYLRDQGIRHDIIDAVLAMPGNDDLVLVVRRATALNAMLQTDDGRNLTQGLKRAGNILAQAEEKDGVEYSFGADPKFAETDEERGLFAALDTAEPAISAAVAGEDFSAAMAAIAALRAPIDAFFEAVQINSDNQVLRRNRLNLLSRIRDAGRLVADFGRIEG
- a CDS encoding DUF6446 family protein, producing MNGRIPAMILIAAALAAGAGVWYAQEYGFYDRLDPSAAALTVMVGDQALPLATDGVEAIDADSSPIRWRACFRLVEPLPADAQPFAQPTPLNAPRWFSCFDAARIGADLESGAARAYLSRSEIRPDVDRVIAVYPDGRAFGWQQFNDKTPERGVMD